One window from the genome of Leucoraja erinacea ecotype New England chromosome 16, Leri_hhj_1, whole genome shotgun sequence encodes:
- the LOC129704680 gene encoding monoglyceride lipase-like, translated as MGSSWCCKSSNVNRVSPHGLIYKNFPHFVNQDGTYLFCRYWEPITTPRAMMMILHGGGEHSGCFKNITPIFTNLSMFVFSHDYIGHGHSEGARLSVPDFSNYIRDSIRHIELMRERYPTLPLYILSNSMGALIAINVLIQKPENIAGMIFIAPLVQMNPESATPFKMFCAKVMYHLMPNFVLGHLDPQWLSSSPEEVQKMVDDPLHSLGPYRMRFTVQVLEAVAKVKAFLPLIEIPLLIAHGEFDKLCDINGSILLYTSVSSKDKTMKIFKDAFAQLHNEAPSITRELQVLIRKWLVERLPPMLE; from the exons ATGGGCAGCAGCTGGTGTTGTAAGAGTTCCAATGTAAACCGTGTGAGCCCCCATGGTTTAATTTACAAGAATTTCCCGCACTTTGTCAACCAGGATGGGACGTATCTATTCTGTAGATACTGGGAACCCATCACCACTCCCAG AGCGATGATGATGATATTACATGGTGGAGGGGAACACAGTGGGTGCTTCAAGAACATCACTCCAATCTTCACGAATCTGTCCATGTTTGTATTTTCACATGATTACA TTGGCCACGGGCACAGTGAGGGGGCTCGTCTAAGCGTGCCTGATTTCAGTAATTACATCCGAGACAGCATACGGCACATCGAATTGATGAGAGAACGTTACCCTACGCTGCCTCTTTATATCTTGAGCAACTCCATG GGAGCACTGATTGCAATTAATGTGTTGATCCAGAAACCTGAAAACATTGCTGGGATGATTTTTATTGCACCTCTAGTGCAAATGAATCCCGAATCAGCTACGCCATTTAAG ATGTTTTGTGCCAAAGTGATGTATCACCTGATGCCGAACTTTGTCTTAGGACATTTGGATCCCCAATGGTTGTCAAGTTCACCAGAGGAG GTGCAGAAGATGGTGGATGATCCTCTCCACAGCCTTGGGCCTTACAGGATGCGGTTTACCGTCCAGGTGTTAGAAGCCGTGGCCAAGGTTAAAGCGTTTCTGCCATTAATCGAAATACCCTTGCTGATCGCTCACGGCGAGTTTGACAAACTCTGCGACATTAACGGCTCCATCCTCTTGTATACGTCCGTGTCAAGCAAGGACAAGACTATGAAG ATCTTCAAGGATGCTTTTGCCCAGCTGCACAACGAGGCACCAAGCATCACcagagaactgcaggtgctgatcagAAAGTGGCTCGTAGAAAGACTGCCACCGATGTTAGAATGA
- the kbtbd12 gene encoding kelch repeat and BTB domain-containing protein 12: protein MASAVEMVSNVKVKHSLDLLQRIINMRESDELTDVVLVTQGSRFPCHRVLLAAFSPYFKAMFTCGLAECSQREVALHDVQPESVVTILDYMYSSELHLTNANVQGVATMAYFLQMEGIFTACQKYMLDHMDASNCLGVYYFAKQLGAEELSEQASRYLHRHFAEVCLQEEVLEVEEHQLLPLICSDDLNISREETILDLVLRWVNHDRRPRAAHLVQLLNQVRLVLISPTFLRETLKRNTVLLSNVECYNMIQVTLETIHKAEQQPSLSLRYGMESTDLLLCIGVNGQGIKSRHRSYTETNYCYAPKTKKSCYIVSPSYGETLSYVCTGVVTENNDIILTGEAGVSKLSRQKTKDVEIVRYHVRGSQQWERVYSAPFRELYSLGTAQGCLYLIGGQMKLKNRYAITNCVDKLVLETGQWRSTAPLPLPLACHGTVAVGNQIYVMGGWTPQMDLPDDEPEWLSNRMFRYDPRRDRWTECGRMEFSKYRFSTAVLNGEIYVMGGIGCQGVDRGQARRCLDAVEIYNPDGDFWRKGPPLPTPILSLRTNSTNAGVVDEKLYVCGAFRGADRHEVIVKEILELNPWENQWNVVAHNVLMHDSYDVCLVARLNPRDLIPPPSDVVDQ, encoded by the exons ATGGCATCCGCTGTGGAGATGGTGAGCAACGTCAAAGTCAAACACAGCTTGGACTTGCTCCAACGCATCATTAACATGAGAGAGTCCGATGAGTTGACCGATGTGGTGCTAGTGACCCAGGGGTCCAGATTCCCCTGCCACCGGGTTCTTCTGGCTGCGTTCAGCCCTTATTTCAAAGCCATGTTCACCTGCGGCCTGGCAGAatgtagtcagagggaggtggctCTCCATGATGTGCAGCCGGAGAGCGTGGTCACCATCCTTGACTACATGTACAGTTCGGAACTGCACCTCACCAACGCCAACGTCCAAGGAGTGGCCACCATGGCCTATTTCCTCCAGATGGAAGGTATTTTCACTGCCTGCCAGAAGTATATGTTGGATCACATGGATGCCTCCAATTGCCTCGGGGTTTACTACTTTGCAAAGCAACTCGGGGCTGAAGAGCTGTCCGAGCAAGCGAGCCGGTATCTCCACCGGCACTTTGCCGAAGTCTGCTTGCAGGAGGAAGTTCTGGAGGTGGAGGAACACCAGTTGCTGCCCTTGATCTGCTCCGACGATCTGAACATTTCCCGTGAGGAGACCATCCTGGATTTGGTCCTCCGCTGGGTCAACCACGACCGCAGACCGCGGGCGGCACACCTGGTGCAACTCTTGAACCAGGTCCGCTTGGTGCTCATCAGTCCCACCTTCCTGAGGGAGACCCTGAAAAGGAATACTGTCCTGTTGAGCAACGTGGAATGCTATAACATGATTCAGGTCACTCTGGAGACCATCCACAAGGCAGAGCAGCAACCCTCCCTCAGTCTACGTTACGGGATGGAAAGCACTGATCTCCTCCTTTGCATTGGCGTCAACGGCCAAGGCATAAAATCAAGGCACCGCAGTTACACTGAAACCAACTACTGCTATGCGCCCAAGACAAAGAAGTCCTGCTACATTGTGTCACCAAGTTATGGTGAAACTTTGAGCTACGTTTGCACAGGAGTTGTGACAGAGAATAATGACATTATTTTAACTGGGGAGGCCGGAGTGTCAAAGCTATCCAGGCAAAAGACGAAGGACGTCGAAATAGTGAG GTACCACGTTCGAGGGAGTCAGCAGTGGGAGAGAGTGTACTCTGCTCCATTCCGAGAGCTCTATAGCTTGGGGACAGCCCAAGGCTGCCTATACCTGATCGGAGGGCAGATGAAGCTCAAGAATCGGTATGCCATCACAAACTGCGTGGACAAGTTGGTCCTGGAGACGGGCCAGTGGAGGAGCACCGCACCCCTGCCTTTGCCACTGGCGTGTCACGGTACGGTCGCCGTGGGCAACCAGATCTACGTGATGGGAGGATGGACGCCACAG ATGGACCTTCCCGATGATGAACCCGAGTGGCTCAGCAACAGAATGTTTCGCTACGACCCCAGGAGGGACAGGTGGACCGAGTGTGGGCGCATGGAATTCTCCAAGTATCGTTTCAGCACAGCTGTCCTCAACGGAGAGATCTACGTCATGG GTGGGATAGGCTGCCAGGGAGTGGACCGTGGGCAGGCCAGGAGGTGTTTGGATGCAGTGGAGATATACAACCCGGATGGAGATTTCTGGAGGAAGGGACCTCCGCTACCAACACCCATTCTGTCGCTCAGAACCAACTCTACAAACGCCGGGGTGGTGGACGAGAAGCTGTACGTCTGTGGGGCCTTCCGCGGCGCAG